A section of the Streptomyces sp. CG1 genome encodes:
- a CDS encoding lysozyme — MSVHRPGSDRPVRPRPLAVLVTALLAALSLTLPLTSAHAATRPSRGSAHMGMGVPAHDGRHGAPTSGVVTQTEGVDVSAYQGNVAWSTLWSSGVRWAYTKATEGTYYTNPYFAQQYNGSYDVGMIRGSYHFATPDTTSGAAQASYFVSHGGGWSKDGKTLPGALDIEWNPYGAECYGRSASQMVSWIADFITTYKSLTSRYPVIYTATSWWSDCTGNYGGFAADNPLWIARYASDPGTLPAGWSYCTMWQYTSSGPTVGDHDKFNGALDRVQALANG, encoded by the coding sequence ATGTCCGTGCACAGACCCGGCTCCGACCGTCCCGTCCGACCACGCCCGCTCGCCGTCCTCGTCACGGCCCTCCTCGCGGCGCTGTCCCTGACCCTTCCCCTCACCTCTGCCCACGCCGCGACCAGGCCCAGCCGCGGCTCCGCCCACATGGGCATGGGCGTCCCCGCGCACGACGGACGGCACGGAGCCCCCACCTCCGGTGTGGTCACCCAGACCGAGGGCGTGGACGTCTCCGCCTATCAGGGCAACGTCGCCTGGTCGACCCTGTGGAGCAGCGGGGTGCGCTGGGCCTACACCAAGGCGACGGAGGGCACGTACTACACGAATCCGTACTTCGCGCAGCAGTACAACGGCTCGTACGACGTGGGCATGATCCGCGGCTCGTACCACTTCGCGACCCCGGACACCACCAGCGGCGCCGCCCAGGCGAGCTACTTCGTCAGCCACGGCGGCGGCTGGTCCAAGGACGGCAAGACCCTCCCCGGCGCGCTCGACATCGAGTGGAACCCGTACGGGGCCGAGTGCTACGGCAGGAGCGCGAGCCAGATGGTCAGCTGGATCGCCGACTTCATCACCACCTACAAGTCGCTGACCAGCCGCTATCCCGTGATCTACACGGCGACCAGCTGGTGGAGCGACTGCACCGGGAACTACGGCGGCTTCGCGGCGGACAACCCGCTGTGGATCGCCCGCTACGCCTCCGACCCGGGGACGCTGCCGGCCGGCTGGTCGTACTGCACGATGTGGCAGTACACCTCCTCCGGCCCGACCGTCGGCGACCACGACAAGTTCAACGGGGCGCTGGACCGGGTGCAGGCGCTGGCGAACGGCTAG
- a CDS encoding DUF742 domain-containing protein, translating to MSGAPEKLPVRGGDRKPARVRPYSLTGGRTRFGHVLLVETFVAALEAPEERKELTGGTARAIGSGGGSLTTRVMPEMRAIVELCRRMRTVAEIAALLKMPLGVVRVLLSDLADQGKIRVYGTGTGHGTGRPDRALLERVLSGLRRL from the coding sequence ATGAGCGGCGCGCCCGAGAAACTCCCCGTGCGTGGCGGCGACCGCAAACCCGCCCGCGTCCGCCCCTACTCGCTCACCGGCGGCCGTACCCGCTTCGGCCACGTCCTCCTCGTGGAGACGTTCGTGGCGGCGCTCGAGGCCCCGGAGGAGCGCAAGGAACTGACTGGGGGCACCGCCCGCGCTATTGGCAGCGGGGGAGGTTCCCTCACCACCCGGGTCATGCCGGAGATGCGGGCCATAGTCGAACTGTGCCGCCGTATGCGCACGGTGGCCGAGATCGCCGCGCTGCTGAAGATGCCGCTCGGCGTGGTCCGCGTGCTCCTGAGCGACCTCGCGGACCAGGGAAAGATCCGTGTGTACGGCACCGGCACCGGTCACGGCACCGGCCGCCCGGACCGCGCGCTGCTGGAAAGGGTGCTGAGTGGACTCCGTCGTCTCTGA
- a CDS encoding styrene monooxygenase/indole monooxygenase family protein: MRKILVVGAGQSGLQLALGLQSHGYEVTLMSNRTADEIRTGRVMSTQCMFHAALQHERDLQLNFWESQAPKIDGLGVSVAAPGSHDPGPTQRAIDWVGTLDGYAQSVDQRVKMAGWMETFAQRGGQLVIHGAAVGDLDYFSRTYDLVLVSAGKGELVQMFGRDASRSPYSEPQRALAVAYVHGLGPRPEHPEFDAVRCNLVPGVGELFIMPTFTTSGRADILFWEGIPGGPLDVFNGVKDPAEHLSLTLELMEKFTPWEYARATKAELTDAGGTLAGRYAPTVRNPIGRLPGGGLVLGVADVVVANDPITGQGSNSASKCAAAYLASILEHGDKEFDEAWMQATFDRYWATAQHVTKWTNAMLAPPPEHILNLIGAAGQLQPVADRFANAFNDPADFENFFYDPEKTGAYLASVAGA; the protein is encoded by the coding sequence ATGCGGAAGATACTCGTCGTAGGAGCCGGCCAGTCCGGCCTCCAGCTCGCCCTCGGCCTGCAGTCGCACGGCTACGAGGTCACCCTGATGTCGAACCGGACCGCGGACGAGATCCGCACCGGCCGGGTCATGTCGACGCAGTGCATGTTCCACGCGGCGCTGCAGCACGAGCGCGATCTCCAGCTGAACTTCTGGGAGTCCCAGGCGCCCAAGATCGACGGACTCGGCGTCTCGGTCGCGGCCCCCGGCTCGCACGACCCGGGCCCCACCCAGCGGGCGATCGACTGGGTGGGCACGCTGGACGGGTACGCGCAGTCGGTCGACCAGCGGGTGAAGATGGCCGGCTGGATGGAGACCTTCGCCCAGCGCGGCGGCCAGCTGGTCATCCACGGCGCGGCGGTCGGCGACCTCGACTACTTCTCCCGCACCTACGACCTCGTCCTGGTCTCGGCCGGCAAGGGCGAACTGGTCCAGATGTTCGGCCGTGACGCCTCGCGTTCCCCGTACAGCGAGCCGCAGCGCGCCCTCGCGGTGGCCTACGTCCACGGGCTCGGCCCCCGCCCCGAGCACCCCGAGTTCGACGCGGTCCGCTGCAACCTGGTCCCCGGTGTCGGCGAGCTGTTCATCATGCCGACGTTCACCACCTCCGGCCGCGCGGACATCCTGTTCTGGGAGGGCATACCCGGCGGCCCCCTCGATGTCTTCAACGGCGTCAAGGACCCGGCGGAGCACCTCTCCCTGACCCTGGAACTCATGGAGAAGTTCACGCCCTGGGAGTACGCGCGGGCGACGAAGGCCGAACTGACCGATGCGGGCGGCACGTTGGCCGGCCGCTACGCGCCGACGGTCCGCAACCCCATCGGCCGCCTCCCCGGCGGCGGCCTGGTCCTGGGCGTGGCCGACGTCGTCGTCGCCAACGACCCGATCACCGGCCAGGGCTCCAACTCGGCGTCCAAGTGCGCCGCCGCCTACCTCGCCTCGATCCTCGAACACGGCGACAAGGAGTTCGACGAGGCCTGGATGCAGGCGACGTTCGACCGGTACTGGGCGACGGCTCAGCACGTCACCAAGTGGACCAACGCGATGCTGGCCCCGCCGCCGGAGCACATCCTGAACCTCATCGGCGCCGCGGGCCAGCTCCAGCCGGTCGCCGACCGGTTCGCCAACGCGTTCAACGACCCGGCCGACTTCGAGAACTTCTTCTACGACCCGGAGAAGACCGGCGCCTACCTGGCCTCGGTCGCCGGGGCCTGA
- a CDS encoding roadblock/LC7 domain-containing protein: MTAPSTFGLSSEARNLHWLLTNLVEEVPGIQSVAVVSSDGLLLLSSDPDLPHARTHSRGGTPVAESRGKRPAKGPRGSSADLATIVSGIGSLTVGAARLMEFGGVKHTMIAMEEGSLFVMSISDGSLLGVHGSAECDMSVVAYHMALFVGRAGHVLTPELRSELRKSLESQEPRSTGSTR; encoded by the coding sequence TTGACCGCGCCCAGTACCTTCGGACTGAGCAGTGAGGCCCGCAACCTGCACTGGCTGCTGACCAACCTGGTCGAGGAAGTCCCCGGCATCCAGTCCGTCGCCGTGGTCTCCTCCGACGGCCTGCTGCTGCTCTCCTCCGACCCCGACCTCCCCCACGCTCGAACCCACTCGCGCGGGGGGACCCCCGTCGCGGAATCCCGCGGAAAACGCCCGGCAAAGGGCCCGAGGGGCTCCTCCGCCGACCTCGCCACCATCGTCTCCGGCATCGGCAGCCTCACCGTCGGCGCCGCCCGGCTGATGGAGTTCGGCGGGGTCAAGCACACGATGATCGCGATGGAGGAGGGCAGCCTGTTCGTGATGTCGATCAGTGACGGCTCGCTGCTCGGCGTGCACGGTTCCGCCGAGTGCGACATGAGCGTGGTGGCGTACCACATGGCACTGTTCGTCGGCCGCGCCGGCCACGTACTGACCCCTGAACTCCGCAGCGAGCTTCGGAAATCACTGGAGTCCCAGGAACCGCGGTCGACGGGGAGCACCCGATGA
- a CDS encoding protein phosphatase 2C domain-containing protein, with protein sequence MRTDLVSEPGDANRPNEDFAGVGLPASGQGGCVIVLDGVTPPKGETGCLHSVPWFTARLGGALTELTVSSRDLTLPEVLARAIGRTAEAHAQTCELSHPRTPQATVALARWSADAVEYLVLSDSALLLQGPDGTVTPVLDDRLDRLPRSALATEAQVDATLRNKEGGFFTAAADPSVAARAVAGTVPRREVRALAALTDGATRWTEKFHEGDWTALFEMVAKEGARSLVDRVRELETADREERAFLRRSKTHDDATVVYAEL encoded by the coding sequence ATGCGAACTGATCTCGTTTCGGAACCCGGTGACGCGAACCGCCCCAACGAGGACTTCGCCGGTGTCGGACTACCCGCCTCCGGGCAGGGAGGTTGCGTGATCGTCCTGGACGGAGTGACTCCGCCGAAGGGCGAGACGGGGTGTCTGCATTCGGTCCCCTGGTTCACCGCGCGCCTCGGCGGCGCGCTGACCGAACTGACCGTTTCGAGCAGAGATCTGACGCTCCCGGAGGTTCTCGCGCGGGCGATCGGCCGCACCGCCGAGGCCCATGCGCAAACCTGTGAACTTTCTCACCCGCGAACTCCTCAGGCGACTGTCGCCCTGGCCCGCTGGTCCGCCGACGCGGTCGAGTACCTGGTGCTGTCCGACTCCGCACTGCTGCTGCAAGGTCCCGACGGCACGGTGACCCCGGTCCTGGACGACCGGCTGGACCGGCTGCCGCGCTCCGCACTCGCCACCGAGGCGCAGGTGGACGCCACACTGCGCAACAAGGAGGGCGGATTCTTCACGGCCGCCGCCGACCCCTCGGTGGCCGCCCGCGCGGTCGCCGGCACGGTGCCCCGCCGCGAGGTGCGCGCCCTGGCCGCACTGACGGACGGCGCGACCCGCTGGACGGAGAAGTTCCACGAGGGCGACTGGACGGCCCTGTTCGAGATGGTCGCGAAGGAGGGCGCCCGGTCGCTGGTGGACCGGGTGCGGGAGCTGGAGACGGCGGACCGGGAGGAGCGGGCGTTCCTGCGGCGGAGCAAGACGCACGACGACGCGACGGTGGTGTACGCGGAACTGTGA
- a CDS encoding ATP/GTP-binding protein: MDSVVSDAAASADGGAPLVAGFAEPDEDLKAWQTDRTRAPIATKIVVAGGFGVGKTTLVGAVSEITPLQTEALMTEASEETDDLTATPGKLTTTVAMDFGRITLDDDLVLYLFGTPGQQRFWFMWDDLVRGAIGAVVLADTRRLKDCFPALDYFESCGLPYVVAVNHFDGSELFEPEDVREALTIPPHIPVMIMDARRRISAIETLLALVGHALDETPE; encoded by the coding sequence GTGGACTCCGTCGTCTCTGACGCCGCCGCCTCCGCCGACGGAGGCGCCCCCCTCGTCGCCGGCTTCGCCGAGCCCGACGAGGACCTGAAGGCCTGGCAGACGGACCGCACCCGGGCCCCCATCGCCACGAAGATCGTGGTGGCCGGGGGTTTCGGCGTCGGCAAGACCACGCTGGTCGGCGCCGTCTCGGAGATCACGCCCCTGCAGACCGAGGCGCTGATGACCGAGGCGAGCGAGGAGACCGACGACCTCACCGCCACGCCGGGCAAGCTCACCACCACCGTGGCCATGGACTTCGGCCGCATCACGCTCGACGACGACCTGGTGCTCTACCTGTTCGGCACGCCGGGCCAGCAGCGGTTCTGGTTCATGTGGGACGACCTGGTGCGTGGCGCGATCGGTGCGGTCGTGCTGGCCGACACCCGTAGGCTGAAGGACTGTTTCCCGGCGCTGGACTACTTCGAGAGCTGCGGGCTGCCCTACGTCGTCGCGGTCAACCACTTCGACGGCAGCGAGCTGTTCGAGCCGGAGGACGTACGGGAGGCGCTGACGATACCCCCGCACATCCCTGTCATGATCATGGATGCGCGACGTCGTATTTCGGCCATCGAGACACTGCTGGCCCTGGTCGGCCACGCGCTGGACGAAACCCCCGAGTAG
- a CDS encoding MarR family winged helix-turn-helix transcriptional regulator, with protein sequence MHEDGNGDAHGGAHQVTPSGADQEFLALERELTVLLRRARANQGEMAREVHPDLESSAYGLLIRLDECGGQRATELAGYIGVGKATMSRQLRALEELGLIAREPDPADGRAWLVTLTDEGRGRVGKVREARRARYVSQLAHWDRREVSELARLLHQLNGVMEK encoded by the coding sequence GTGCACGAGGACGGAAACGGCGACGCACACGGCGGCGCCCACCAGGTGACACCCAGTGGTGCAGACCAGGAATTCCTGGCACTGGAGCGGGAGTTGACCGTGCTGTTGCGGCGGGCCCGGGCCAACCAGGGCGAGATGGCCCGCGAGGTCCATCCCGACCTGGAGTCCTCCGCGTACGGCCTGCTCATCCGGCTGGACGAGTGCGGCGGCCAGCGGGCCACGGAACTCGCCGGCTACATCGGCGTCGGCAAGGCCACCATGTCCCGCCAGCTACGGGCCCTGGAGGAACTGGGCCTGATCGCCCGGGAACCCGACCCGGCCGACGGCCGCGCCTGGCTCGTCACCCTGACCGACGAGGGACGCGGCCGCGTCGGCAAGGTCCGCGAGGCGCGCCGGGCCCGCTACGTCAGCCAGCTCGCCCACTGGGACCGCAGGGAGGTCTCGGAACTGGCCCGGCTGCTGCACCAGTTGAACGGGGTCATGGAGAAGTAG
- a CDS encoding nitrate- and nitrite sensing domain-containing protein — protein sequence MRAPVQMKRPRRTGRQTAPEGTAQQDPVGTGRPTHVRTRLIVAVAVVAAAVAGAGVPSLLTASQDVSDSQDLVTLAGRTEDALVLAHSLADERDEVTSYIAAGRPKAKAPSEDRSARVDRQVEDLRAESDTPSDLRGELDGIAAVRHDALTGKSSALQAHQAYSAAITELHRLAEQLADQTPPRAGSGAHALAELDSAVQQSAAARGLLLAALNVPSSTQTVINPVTGLPTTTATSSSADRKQRDELTAAAQQARLRADTALADFRATAPKTAVDSYDSTVTGGDVNSADKYLATLTDQPTLAESELTTSTKKLDAALSARVDLMRGVESALYDHRTKDMAQLRDDDVTALEIRIAVLGALMLVAVGLATAMARTLTRPLSALRRGSARLVESGDPAAQEPIAFTGRNDEFAQVVRSVNALHAHAAALHEQTVIAHERVTTLETDRKHLVGQRQKMADAREALQAELGQAAEQLERLRTNIGGTFVNLSLRTLGLVERQLAVIEGLEEREQDPDRLATLFKLDHFATVMRRHSENLLVLAGAEHVQQHHGAVPLVDVVRAGVSEIERYERVRIAALPPHAHVAGFAADDLSHLLAELMENATSFSPPELPVEVSGWLLESGEVMLSVQDEGIGMATDRLDRLNTRLADFDPESPYDQETADGLGLGLYVVARLAHRHGVRVQLREQKQGGIAAVVVLPAALLAEAPPAALPPQTTSMSTTATFSLPGADAEVNSNVLHARTKDTDLLVALAERAVQDASDDVVEGDPAEVAEHAVHEQAAPVTQDTETRPKAPAETFAESTMELLLPDITAMPAMTPGRADSEPTAPAAADGGDAPQGPPALDDECSTAGAGGSEIPAEGEAEAVTAKGLPKRTPKITAPAATPPRQRGTGVDAEALRRRLGGFRSGAQAGYRDVEAEIAEQTGQFRTPTTGGTVEEASS from the coding sequence ATGCGAGCACCGGTGCAGATGAAGCGGCCTCGGCGCACAGGCAGGCAGACGGCCCCCGAAGGGACCGCCCAGCAGGACCCCGTGGGCACCGGCCGCCCCACCCATGTGCGCACCCGGCTGATCGTCGCCGTCGCCGTGGTGGCCGCCGCCGTCGCGGGCGCCGGCGTGCCCTCCCTGCTCACCGCCTCCCAGGACGTCAGCGACTCCCAGGACCTGGTGACGCTGGCCGGCCGCACCGAGGACGCCCTCGTCCTCGCGCACTCCCTGGCCGACGAGCGCGATGAGGTCACCTCCTACATCGCGGCGGGGCGGCCCAAGGCGAAAGCCCCCTCCGAGGACCGCAGTGCGCGGGTCGACCGGCAGGTCGAGGACCTGCGCGCCGAGAGCGACACCCCGTCGGATCTGCGGGGCGAGCTCGACGGCATCGCCGCCGTCCGGCACGACGCCCTCACCGGCAAGAGCAGCGCCCTCCAGGCCCACCAGGCCTACTCGGCCGCCATCACCGAACTGCACCGGCTCGCCGAGCAGCTCGCCGACCAGACGCCCCCGCGCGCCGGTTCCGGCGCCCACGCGCTCGCCGAACTGGACTCCGCCGTCCAGCAGTCCGCCGCCGCCCGCGGCCTGCTGCTGGCCGCGCTGAACGTGCCGTCGAGCACCCAGACGGTGATCAACCCCGTCACGGGCCTGCCCACCACGACCGCCACTTCCTCCTCGGCGGACAGGAAGCAGCGCGACGAGCTGACCGCCGCCGCCCAGCAGGCCCGGCTGCGCGCCGACACGGCCCTCGCCGACTTCCGCGCCACCGCCCCCAAGACGGCCGTCGACTCCTACGACTCCACGGTCACCGGCGGGGATGTCAACTCGGCGGACAAGTACCTGGCCACGCTCACCGACCAGCCGACGCTGGCCGAGAGCGAGCTGACCACCAGCACCAAGAAGCTGGACGCGGCCCTGTCCGCCCGCGTCGACCTGATGCGCGGCGTCGAATCGGCCCTCTACGACCACCGCACCAAGGACATGGCGCAACTCCGGGACGACGACGTCACGGCCCTGGAGATCCGTATCGCCGTGCTGGGCGCCCTGATGCTGGTGGCCGTAGGCCTCGCCACGGCCATGGCCCGCACTCTGACGCGCCCCCTGTCGGCCCTGCGGCGCGGCTCGGCCCGGCTGGTGGAGTCCGGGGACCCGGCCGCCCAGGAGCCGATTGCCTTCACCGGCCGCAACGACGAGTTCGCCCAGGTCGTCCGCTCGGTCAACGCCTTGCACGCGCACGCGGCCGCCCTGCACGAGCAGACCGTCATCGCGCACGAGCGGGTCACCACCCTGGAGACCGACCGCAAGCACTTGGTCGGCCAGCGGCAGAAGATGGCCGACGCCCGCGAGGCCCTCCAGGCCGAGCTGGGACAGGCCGCCGAGCAGCTGGAGCGGCTGCGCACCAACATCGGCGGCACGTTCGTGAACCTCTCGCTGCGCACCCTCGGCCTGGTCGAACGCCAGCTCGCGGTCATTGAGGGCCTGGAGGAACGCGAACAGGACCCCGACCGCCTCGCCACCCTCTTCAAGCTGGACCACTTCGCCACGGTCATGCGCCGGCACAGCGAGAACCTGCTGGTGCTGGCCGGCGCCGAGCACGTCCAGCAGCACCACGGCGCGGTTCCGCTGGTCGACGTGGTCCGGGCGGGCGTCAGCGAGATCGAGCGCTACGAACGCGTCCGCATCGCCGCGCTCCCGCCGCACGCCCACGTGGCGGGCTTCGCCGCCGACGACCTCTCCCACCTGCTGGCCGAACTGATGGAGAACGCCACCTCGTTCTCCCCGCCGGAGCTGCCGGTGGAGGTCTCCGGCTGGCTGCTGGAGAGCGGCGAGGTGATGCTGTCGGTCCAGGACGAGGGCATCGGCATGGCGACCGACCGGCTGGACCGCCTCAACACCCGCCTCGCCGACTTCGACCCCGAGTCGCCGTACGACCAGGAGACCGCGGACGGCCTCGGCCTCGGCCTGTATGTCGTCGCCCGCCTCGCCCACCGCCACGGTGTCCGGGTGCAGCTGCGTGAGCAGAAGCAGGGCGGCATCGCCGCGGTCGTCGTCCTGCCGGCCGCCCTCCTGGCCGAGGCCCCGCCGGCCGCGCTGCCCCCGCAGACCACCTCCATGAGCACCACGGCCACCTTCTCCCTCCCGGGCGCCGACGCCGAGGTCAACTCCAACGTCCTGCACGCCCGCACCAAGGACACGGACCTGTTGGTCGCGTTGGCGGAACGGGCGGTCCAGGACGCCTCGGACGACGTGGTCGAGGGGGATCCCGCCGAAGTCGCGGAACACGCGGTCCATGAACAGGCCGCTCCGGTCACCCAGGACACGGAGACCCGCCCGAAGGCCCCGGCGGAAACGTTCGCCGAGTCGACGATGGAGCTGCTGCTCCCGGACATCACGGCCATGCCGGCCATGACACCCGGCCGAGCGGATTCGGAGCCCACGGCCCCGGCGGCCGCCGATGGCGGGGACGCCCCACAGGGGCCACCCGCACTCGACGACGAATGCAGTACGGCTGGTGCCGGTGGGAGCGAAATCCCCGCCGAAGGCGAAGCCGAGGCGGTAACGGCGAAGGGCCTGCCCAAGCGCACCCCCAAGATCACCGCACCGGCCGCCACCCCGCCCCGCCAGCGCGGCACAGGCGTCGACGCCGAAGCCCTCCGCCGGAGACTCGGCGGCTTCCGCAGCGGCGCCCAGGCCGGCTACCGCGACGTAGAGGCGGAGATCGCCGAACAGACCGGCCAGTTCAGGACACCAACTACGGGGGGCACCGTCGAGGAGGCAAGTAGTTGA